AGACATCTTAAACTAGTTGAGAGACCAGATATAAGCAAACAAATTGCTGAGGCTCGCGACAAAGGTGATTTATCAGAAAATGCAGAATACGATGCTGCAAAAGATGCGCAAGGGCATTTAGAGGCCAAGATTTCAAAAATGGAAAATATTTTGGCTAATGCCAGAGTGCTGGAAGATAACAACCTCGACACCTCTAAAGCATTTATTCTCAGCAAGGTGCGAATAATGAATCACAATTCAAATAAAG
This portion of the Bacteroidota bacterium genome encodes:
- the greA gene encoding transcription elongation factor GreA, producing the protein MAEITYYSAEGLKKLEDELRHLKLVERPDISKQIAEARDKGDLSENAEYDAAKDAQGHLEAKISKMENILANARVLEDNNLDTSKAFILSKVRIMNHNSNKEFTYLLVSENEADHKIGKISVKSPIGSALLGQKVGDIVDVIAPAGKIKLEILEISR